The region AAGGCCAGATTGTCGACCTGGCCGCGACCCGGGGCCTGCCGGCTATCGTTTTCGCCGGTCAGTTCGACGAGCGCCTCCGGGAGGAGCTGTGGGCCAAACGGGTGGTGGACTATGTGCTCAAAGAGTCCCCCGAGACCATTGACCTTCTGGTCGGCCTGGTACGGCGCCTCTTGCGCAACCGCGAGATCAAGGTGCTGGTGGTGGACGACTCCCGGGGAGCCCGCCAGGAGCTGCAGGAGCTGCTGGCGATCCACGGGTACCAGGTCTTCACCGCCAGCTCCGGCCAGGAGGCCCTGGCAGTCGCTGCCCAGGAGCCCGATCTGCGGCTGGTCCTGGCCGACTACGCCATGCCGGAGCCCAACGGCGTCGAGCTGACCCGGCGGTTGCGCGCCCGCTATTCCAAGGACCAACTGGCCATCATCGGTCTGTCCGCCCGGGCGGATCGGCATCTGTCGGCCATGTTCCTCAAGAACGGCGCCAATGATTTCGTGCACAAGCCATTCCTGGCCGAGGAGCTGTACTGCCGGGTGAGCCAGAACATCGAGCTCATCGAGCACATCGCGGCCATCCAGGAGAGCTCCAACCGGGACTTCTTGACCGGCCTTTACAACCGGCGCTACCTGTTCGAGCTGGGCGAGAACCTGTTAGCCTCCGCCTTGCGGGGCCACATCACCCTCACGGTGGCCATGCTGGATATCGATTTCTTCAAGAGGATCAATGACAC is a window of Thermodesulfobacteriota bacterium DNA encoding:
- a CDS encoding diguanylate cyclase yields the protein MSRYPVLLVEDSRSLALFVRRKLEAALPVVVTWAQDYREAVAHLASGRDFTLGILDLTLPDAPQGQIVDLAATRGLPAIVFAGQFDERLREELWAKRVVDYVLKESPETIDLLVGLVRRLLRNREIKVLVVDDSRGARQELQELLAIHGYQVFTASSGQEALAVAAQEPDLRLVLADYAMPEPNGVELTRRLRARYSKDQLAIIGLSARADRHLSAMFLKNGANDFVHKPFLAEELYCRVSQNIELIEHIAAIQESSNRDFLTGLYNRRYLFELGENLLASALRGHITLTVAMLDIDFFKRINDTHGHDVGDMVLKHLAGILAKRFRATDVVSRYGGEEFCLLAVNMDRAAVPRVFAEVRDRIAASTLEAGGRTVKVTVSIGVSTVIGSSLEEMIRQADAMLYAAKAAGRDRVVVDEPEPADLGGPEATTSDRLMRREEAHGQNSRGG